Genomic segment of Candidatus Poribacteria bacterium:
ACAACGCCCACATGGAGAGGGGTTTCAGCCACGCCCCCCAAGGGATCCGCTCGCCGACAGACACGCCTTCATAGAAGGAGGCAATCGCGATCTCATCGCGCACGACACGCCATTTGGGGATGTATTGAAAGAAAAGCGAGCGCCACTCGTTCTCTGGTGTGGCGAAATAGTGGTAAGCTGCGAAAGCGGACAATGCGTCGCGCATCATTCCCGATGAGGGGATACCGGCGACGGCAATCATGATACACCAGATAACGACGAGTTCTTGGGCAGAGAGTGCGAGTTTCGGATGTAGGCATCTTAGGACGGCATTCACAACCAACGCCAAGACAGTCAGGGCAAAAAATGGGGCAAGCGGAAAATGCCCCCCCGCCAGAAAGGTGTTCCGAATGACAAAATCGTTGTAGGGCGCGATTAAACATTCCAAGACCGCCAAGGCGATGCCGATAATTAACGCCCTTTTTGACATTTTTAATTATTCCTTGCGGTTCGGTCAAGTCGGTTTGATGAATGAAGTGCCTCTCCGTAGACCCGCCTGCGCCGTTGTTGCAGGCTACAAATTTGGTTTATAGTAAAGCACACAATTATAGGAGCGCTCATATTCTCTGAATTATAGCATACATTGGATGAGATGTGGATTTTTGTTTTTTGTGGACAACCACAAGGGTTGTCCCTACTCGCACATTGACACTCCACTTTCTTTGAGTTGCTAAAAAGGGACAGTCGTGATAACATAATCCGAGTATTGGTCGGTGAAGGAAACGGGCAGAAATAATGGACATAGCAGTATGCTTACTCTCCAACTGAAACATCTCAGTCAATCAGCACGCGCAAGGCAGATAGCCGTATGGGCACTCTCCATCGGTCTTCTGTTTTTCGGGTTTCTCTCTAACGCCTGGCACGTCGCCGAACAGGAATGGTTTGATACGCATCAGCGGGACACCGAAAGCCTTATTATCGGAAGGATGGTCAAATCTCGTCAAGATAGCATCTTTTCGGTAGGCGGACTGACGGGGGCGGGAGTTACGACGAGTATTCAGCAGGACTGGATATCCGAAAACCAGATTGACACTCAATATGCAGCCTATCTTCACATGCTCACCTTTGATGAATTCTCCCCATACATGTCACAAACTGGCGGGCAAGGCATGGTTTTCAGTCTCCTCGATAGATGCATTCCGCTATCACCTCAAATTAAGCTGTGGGCATTCTATGTGTTGACGGCTCTGCTCTCGGCAATCGCATTGACCTTTATTGTAGACTGGTTCTATGAAGAATTTGGTGGGTGGGTCGCGATCTTCGTCGTGGGTTCGGGGGTGCTTTCGCAATGGTTGACGGTCTTCGGTAAGAATCTTTGGTGGAGCCTATGGGCGTTCTACCTACCGATGCTTGTCGTCATGTGCCTCCTGAAACGCCATAGAGTCCCATCGAACCGTCAGTTCATCAGATTTGGAATTCTGATCTTCACGGCAGTGCTCATTAAGTGTTTCATCAACGGTTTCGAGTATATTACGACCACGCTGTTGATGATGGTGACGCCGTGTATCTATTATGCCGTCCTCGACAGGTGGCGTAGGCATCAATACCTGAAGTGGGCACTTGCAGCGGGACTCGGATCAGGCGTCGCAATTTTTTTGGGTCTCGTGATGTTATGTTTCCAGATCGGTGCTGTAAAGGGCGGGTTTATGGACGGGGTTGCGCATGTGATCTGGTCTTTTGGTAAGCGCACGTATGGAGAGGTTCAAGACTATCCGGCTGTATATGCCGCCAGCCTTGAAGCCGGGACGATCGGGGTGGTGATTACTTACGTGAACGGTATTTTCTTCGATCTCAACACCTACCTATCCAACGCGAACCCTTTCGTCTCCGACTTCCTATTGAAAGTCCGCTACGGTTATCTCATCCTACTTTTTATGGTGATGTCTGTGGTGCTGTTTTTGCGTAGCAAAAAGATACTCTCAGAGCGACGACGGCATTATATCGCTTTAATCTGGACGACGTGGTTTTCAATGCTGGCACCTTTATCGTGGTATATCCTCTTCAAAGCACACTCATATATTCATACGCACATGAGTTTTCTGCTGTGGCAGATGCCCTTTACGTTCTTCGGCTTTGCTGTGGTCGGATGTGCAGTTATCACATGGAGAAACGGAAGCATAGAAAAAAGTAATATGGAGGGGGTATGAACGCAAATAGATTAGATCGGTGGATTGGTAGAGACCGATTGCGTCCTGACGAAATAGATGGCAATGGCTTTGTGGTGGACCTTAGAAGAAATCTGGGTGTTGAAATCCAGTTCGGACACAATTTTTATTGACAACTGCGTTGCGGTTAACATATCATATCGGATAAGTGTTGACCCGTTGTTACTGTTTGAAAGGAGTTCAGAAAATGGCGAAAGTCCTCTCACTGGTGGCACACAACGACTTGGAAAGCCAAGTTGAGGCATTGGAAAGGGACGGTTATGTCTATTTCCCTAACGTGCTTGGGACGGATGAAATCGCTGAGTTGCGTGCAACCATGGATCGATTAGAGGCGATCCCAGCGTCTCACGATCGGGACGAAACGCCTCAAAATGGCGACGCATTCCTCCACAAGCTTATCAGCAATTCGTTTAATCGAGACGCGTTGTATCTCCAATTCCTTGACAGATCCCCCGTCTTTGAAGTTGCCGAAGCGGCGCACGGTGCGGATTTTCATTGCATCGGTATGCATTCATGGCTGACAGGACCGGGACGGCCAGATCAGGGATTACATACGGATTGGCTGCCGATCTCTCTACCCGCAGACGTTCGTTCCGATCCACGCGTCAAAATCCCGATCTTCATCACTACTGCGCATTACTATCTCAATGATATGTATGAGGAGTTGGGACCGACGAAGTTTGTTCCCGGCAGCCATTTCTCTGGATGTTCTCCAAACGGGGCAACAGAATGGAATAATCGGGGTGAAGAGAGTATCTTGTGCAATGCGGGGGATGTGGTGCTTTTCCGTAGCGAAGTCTGGCATCGAGGTTCTGCCAACACGAGTGACGAAGTCCGTTATCTCATGCAGGTGCACTATGCGCAGCGGATGATTACGCAGAAATATCCGCCCTATCTGAATAAATTTCAGTTCGATGCATCGATCCTCGCACAAGCGACCTCTCGGCAGAGGCGGCTTATGGGCGACCATCGACCGAGTAATTACGATTAAATCTGAGAGCCTGTGGACGTTGCTTCGTAGTGAGAATGTCCATTCAGAATCATTAAGGAGTTATCAATGAAAACGCGTTTAATGTCTATCGGTATAAAACCTGTATTCTTTCTATTGCTCGGTATTTCTATCATATCAATGGGTTGCGACCGAGTGAACCAACAAGCGGGGATTCTTTC
This window contains:
- a CDS encoding phytanoyl-CoA dioxygenase family protein, giving the protein MAKVLSLVAHNDLESQVEALERDGYVYFPNVLGTDEIAELRATMDRLEAIPASHDRDETPQNGDAFLHKLISNSFNRDALYLQFLDRSPVFEVAEAAHGADFHCIGMHSWLTGPGRPDQGLHTDWLPISLPADVRSDPRVKIPIFITTAHYYLNDMYEELGPTKFVPGSHFSGCSPNGATEWNNRGEESILCNAGDVVLFRSEVWHRGSANTSDEVRYLMQVHYAQRMITQKYPPYLNKFQFDASILAQATSRQRRLMGDHRPSNYD